Proteins from one Ornithobacterium rhinotracheale genomic window:
- the cydB gene encoding cytochrome d ubiquinol oxidase subunit II, protein METFLGIDYPTWWFLVVGALFSGYAILDGFDFGAGALHLFFKKEDHRRIALNAIGPVWDGNEVWLVIGGGALFAGFPLFYATLFSAMYIPFMLFLVCLIFRAVSIEFRGKENMRWWKRTWDISYFVSSNLLAFLLGVVLGNILQGLPLNHELEYVGTAFFQFLNPFSILCGLSILALFVMHGAIYLLIKTHGQLFLQLENILKRAVVLFVIIFTITTAYALIFIPHLYDDLMAEPYYFIFPILGFLSIANVPRLAHKKNFQGAFLFSSLTLSFMMMLVAVELYPELLRNTNDLANSITIYNAAASTKSLKIMMLIVAIGGPLVLGYTLFVYKTFSGKVELDEHSY, encoded by the coding sequence ATGGAAACATTTTTAGGAATCGATTATCCCACTTGGTGGTTTTTAGTAGTAGGCGCATTATTCTCGGGTTATGCCATTTTAGACGGCTTCGATTTTGGCGCGGGCGCTTTGCACTTATTTTTTAAGAAAGAAGATCACCGCCGTATCGCGCTCAACGCCATTGGCCCTGTGTGGGATGGTAACGAGGTTTGGCTTGTCATCGGTGGGGGTGCGTTGTTTGCAGGCTTTCCGTTGTTTTATGCTACACTCTTTTCGGCGATGTATATTCCGTTTATGCTGTTTTTGGTTTGTTTAATTTTCCGTGCCGTTTCCATTGAATTTCGTGGAAAAGAAAACATGCGCTGGTGGAAAAGAACTTGGGATATTTCCTATTTCGTTTCTTCTAATCTTTTGGCATTTTTGCTCGGCGTGGTGCTTGGAAACATCTTGCAGGGGCTACCGCTCAATCACGAATTAGAGTATGTAGGAACTGCTTTTTTCCAATTCCTAAATCCATTTTCTATCCTTTGTGGATTGAGTATTTTGGCACTTTTTGTAATGCATGGAGCGATATATTTACTTATCAAAACACACGGACAATTGTTCCTACAATTAGAAAATATTTTAAAAAGAGCCGTAGTCCTTTTTGTGATTATTTTCACCATTACAACTGCTTATGCACTCATTTTTATTCCACATTTATACGATGATTTAATGGCAGAACCCTACTACTTTATCTTCCCAATTTTAGGATTTTTGAGTATTGCCAATGTACCGCGTTTAGCACACAAAAAGAACTTCCAAGGAGCCTTTCTTTTCTCATCTCTGACATTGAGTTTTATGATGATGCTTGTGGCGGTAGAACTCTATCCTGAGCTTTTGAGAAACACCAACGACCTTGCCAATAGCATTACCATTTATAATGCGGCAGCCTCGACTAAATCTCTTAAAATCATGATGCTCATCGTCGCAATAGGCGGTCCGCTTGTATTAGGCTATACTTTGTTTGTATACAAAACATTCTCGGGGAAAGTTGAATTAGACGAGCATAGCTATTAA
- the rsfS gene encoding ribosome silencing factor encodes MSENSSKKLLDSVVLGIEDLKGEDITVLDLREIENAVCDYFVVCTGNSNTQVSSIANSIERTVRKENKERPISVEGKDNAMWVLLDYASVVVHVFQRNVREYYDIESMWGDAKTINVQPEKSVE; translated from the coding sequence ATGTCAGAAAATTCATCAAAAAAACTCCTTGACTCTGTAGTTCTTGGAATCGAAGATTTAAAAGGAGAAGATATCACCGTATTAGATTTACGAGAAATAGAAAATGCTGTATGCGATTATTTTGTTGTGTGTACAGGAAATTCAAACACGCAAGTTTCATCGATAGCAAACTCTATTGAGCGAACTGTGCGTAAAGAAAACAAAGAGCGACCAATCAGTGTGGAAGGAAAAGACAATGCGATGTGGGTGTTGTTGGATTACGCATCGGTTGTGGTGCATGTGTTCCAGCGAAATGTTCGTGAGTATTACGACATAGAAAGCATGTGGGGGGATGCTAAAACCATCAATGTTCAACCTGAAAAATCTGTGGAATAA
- the ftsH gene encoding ATP-dependent zinc metalloprotease FtsH yields MPEINNNNKNKPTFNLNWLYTSLAIFLIGWFFFMNDAFQSKSKKIQENQFFEYVEKGYVKKYVFNKDSDVVDVYLTDAALENPEFKGLKQEPSIMGQNPNMTFKVLSKNEFARRMDQLPKESTENLKSDIEEESVWMSLLINVGVWFLLLFVLWSFVFRRMGGGGGPGGQIFNIGKSRAKLYDENDKVRVSFKDVAGLEGAKEEVEEIVEFLKNPDKYTQLGGKIPKGALLVGPPGTGKTLLAKAVAGEAKVPFFSLSGSDFVEMFVGVGASRVRDLFKKAKEKSPSIIFIDEIDAIGRARGKNAMTGGNDERENTLNQLLTEMDGFGTDTNVIVLAATNRADILDKALMRAGRFDRRIYVDLPEIHERQEIFKVHTRNLKIKDALDIEFLAKQTPGFSGADIANLCNEAALIAARKGKSAIDKQDFLDAVDRIIGGLEKKGKIIKPQEKRRIAFHEAGHATVSWLLEHASPLVKVTIVPRGRSLGAAWYLPEERQITTPSQLKDEMCALLGGRAAEQVIFGDYSTGAQNDLERAFKQANAMVTIYGLSDKVGHISYYDSSGQSDYSFSKPYSEKTAELIDSEIKGLIDEQYKRCIDLLTENKDKLSQLAAILIEKEVIFRDDLEKIFGKRVFDEENDSVADTVSQSHRKPEVQDLPESTELPLPNDLPENSNDNPSPENLG; encoded by the coding sequence ATGCCAGAAATCAATAATAACAATAAAAATAAGCCTACTTTTAATTTAAATTGGCTTTACACTTCGCTTGCCATCTTTTTGATTGGGTGGTTTTTCTTTATGAATGACGCTTTTCAATCAAAATCTAAAAAAATTCAAGAAAATCAATTTTTTGAATATGTAGAAAAAGGCTATGTTAAGAAATATGTATTCAACAAAGATAGTGATGTAGTAGATGTCTATCTCACCGATGCTGCTTTGGAAAATCCTGAGTTTAAAGGCTTAAAACAAGAGCCGAGCATCATGGGACAAAATCCAAATATGACCTTCAAAGTGCTTTCTAAAAACGAATTTGCACGCAGAATGGATCAATTACCAAAAGAATCAACCGAGAATCTCAAAAGTGATATCGAAGAAGAAAGCGTTTGGATGAGCTTGTTGATTAATGTCGGCGTTTGGTTCTTATTACTTTTCGTCCTTTGGAGTTTTGTGTTCCGTCGTATGGGCGGCGGTGGAGGTCCTGGCGGACAAATCTTTAACATCGGTAAATCTCGTGCAAAATTGTACGACGAAAACGATAAAGTCCGTGTTTCATTCAAAGATGTTGCAGGTCTTGAAGGTGCCAAGGAAGAGGTAGAGGAAATCGTAGAATTTCTTAAAAATCCAGATAAATACACTCAATTAGGAGGTAAAATCCCGAAAGGAGCGCTGCTTGTAGGCCCACCGGGTACAGGTAAAACGCTTTTGGCTAAAGCCGTAGCAGGAGAGGCTAAGGTGCCATTCTTCTCGCTTTCAGGTTCCGATTTTGTGGAAATGTTTGTGGGAGTAGGTGCTTCGAGAGTAAGAGATTTATTCAAAAAGGCTAAAGAAAAATCACCTTCAATCATATTTATCGACGAGATAGATGCCATAGGTCGTGCGCGTGGCAAAAATGCCATGACTGGCGGAAACGATGAACGCGAAAATACTTTGAACCAATTGCTTACTGAAATGGACGGCTTTGGTACAGATACTAATGTTATTGTGCTTGCTGCGACCAACCGCGCCGATATTTTGGACAAAGCCTTGATGCGTGCAGGTCGTTTCGACCGAAGAATTTATGTGGATTTACCAGAAATTCATGAGCGTCAAGAAATTTTTAAAGTACATACACGAAATTTAAAAATCAAAGATGCACTTGATATTGAATTTTTAGCTAAACAAACGCCTGGATTCAGTGGGGCAGATATCGCCAACTTGTGTAACGAGGCTGCTTTGATTGCCGCAAGAAAAGGAAAATCAGCGATAGATAAACAAGATTTCTTGGATGCGGTAGATAGAATTATCGGAGGTTTAGAGAAAAAAGGAAAAATCATTAAGCCACAAGAAAAACGCAGAATTGCATTCCACGAGGCTGGTCACGCCACAGTGAGCTGGTTGCTAGAACACGCTTCGCCATTGGTGAAAGTTACTATCGTTCCGCGTGGTCGTTCGTTGGGCGCTGCTTGGTATTTGCCAGAAGAAAGACAAATCACCACGCCAAGCCAATTGAAGGATGAAATGTGTGCGCTTTTAGGTGGTCGTGCTGCTGAGCAAGTGATTTTTGGAGATTACTCAACAGGAGCGCAAAACGACTTGGAGCGAGCCTTTAAACAAGCCAATGCCATGGTTACGATTTATGGCTTGAGCGACAAAGTAGGGCACATTTCGTATTACGACAGTTCGGGGCAATCAGATTATAGCTTTAGCAAGCCGTATTCTGAAAAAACAGCCGAATTAATCGACAGCGAAATCAAAGGTTTAATCGATGAGCAATACAAGCGTTGTATCGATTTGCTGACAGAAAACAAAGATAAATTGTCTCAATTAGCGGCGATTCTTATCGAGAAGGAAGTCATTTTCCGTGATGATTTGGAAAAAATCTTTGGAAAACGCGTTTTTGACGAAGAAAACGATTCGGTAGCAGATACTGTGAGCCAATCGCATAGAAAGCCAGAAGTGCAAGATTTACCTGAAAGCACAGAATTGCCTTTGCCAAACGATTTGCCAGAAAACAGCAACGACAATCCTTCGCCAGAGAATTTAGGCTAA
- a CDS encoding biotin--[acetyl-CoA-carboxylase] ligase — MKEPNSVKFIRYKSLPSTNQKLYQLAEQGADAFTVVWCDAQTQGKGYAGNQWLSTDNQNLTFSFLLKNLDLKDQAYLNRWVANCLHQFLTDWQFPVKVKWPNDLILNRKKLGGILIENRIKHDKIDFSVIGIGLNVFQRDFGALNATSLACFNPNFKEDLAHLLEQIMAVFSQNYHLILDKKFDEITDYYLKSLFLKDQVATYEYDGILQNGILRGITPDGKALIELENKPIQAFAHKEITLLY, encoded by the coding sequence ATGAAAGAGCCGAATTCTGTAAAATTTATTCGTTATAAATCACTGCCTTCAACTAATCAAAAGTTGTACCAATTGGCGGAACAAGGAGCCGACGCATTTACTGTGGTGTGGTGCGATGCACAAACACAAGGAAAAGGCTATGCAGGCAACCAATGGTTATCGACTGATAATCAAAATTTAACCTTTAGTTTTTTGCTTAAAAATTTAGATTTAAAAGACCAAGCCTACCTCAATCGCTGGGTGGCGAATTGCTTGCACCAGTTTTTGACAGATTGGCAGTTTCCCGTAAAAGTGAAATGGCCCAATGATTTAATCCTAAATCGTAAAAAACTAGGCGGAATCCTAATCGAAAACCGAATAAAACATGACAAAATTGATTTTTCGGTAATTGGAATTGGGCTAAATGTTTTTCAGCGTGATTTTGGCGCGCTCAATGCTACTTCGCTTGCTTGCTTTAATCCTAATTTTAAAGAAGATTTAGCGCATTTGCTCGAACAAATCATGGCTGTTTTTAGCCAAAATTATCATTTAATCTTAGATAAAAAATTCGACGAAATCACTGATTATTATTTAAAATCGTTGTTTTTGAAAGACCAAGTTGCCACTTATGAATACGATGGTATTTTGCAAAATGGTATTTTGCGCGGCATCACTCCCGATGGCAAGGCTCTGATTGAACTTGAAAACAAGCCAATTCAAGCATTCGCACACAAAGAAATTACGCTTTTATACTAA